Proteins found in one Candidatus Zixiibacteriota bacterium genomic segment:
- a CDS encoding PorV/PorQ family protein, with amino-acid sequence MKHRLVIVALILLVLCLPSVYAGNSKRIGTAGAQELLIPIGSRGTAMGGTTVADASGVEAMYWNPAGLASLEGTEAMFSHQPYIADIDINFGGVATNIESFGAIGLGAKVVSIGDMEETTQQFPDGTGRVFNPTLTVLGLTYARQLTANVSFGATGMLINETIFEATSNATAFDVGFIYDPRWRGVKMGIAVKNYGPQAKFSGKGFERFLTDQRPTSPNAASYDLPSSINIGISYNAFNQGMNSVTLAGNFRSNNFQEDMWQGGAEYAYNQRYFLRAGYNYSKQDQYLYGASVGAGLSYPIGSTKLTFEYAWTQTETFDDNQYFTLRANF; translated from the coding sequence ATGAAACACAGATTAGTCATAGTAGCGCTGATTCTCCTTGTGCTCTGCTTGCCTTCAGTGTACGCGGGGAACTCAAAGAGAATCGGCACTGCCGGTGCGCAGGAGCTGCTCATACCGATCGGCTCACGCGGCACGGCGATGGGCGGCACCACGGTTGCCGATGCCTCCGGCGTGGAAGCCATGTACTGGAATCCCGCCGGGTTGGCGTCCCTCGAAGGGACGGAAGCGATGTTCAGCCACCAGCCGTATATTGCTGACATCGATATCAACTTCGGCGGTGTCGCGACTAATATAGAATCGTTCGGTGCGATCGGCCTTGGCGCCAAGGTGGTCTCGATCGGCGACATGGAAGAAACCACCCAGCAATTCCCCGACGGAACCGGCCGAGTGTTCAATCCGACCCTGACAGTGCTGGGTTTGACCTACGCACGTCAGCTAACCGCCAACGTCTCATTCGGCGCCACCGGGATGCTCATCAATGAGACCATCTTCGAGGCGACTTCGAATGCCACGGCTTTCGATGTGGGATTCATTTACGATCCGCGCTGGAGAGGCGTGAAGATGGGGATAGCCGTCAAGAACTACGGCCCGCAGGCCAAGTTCTCCGGCAAGGGGTTTGAACGGTTTCTGACCGATCAACGCCCCACTTCACCGAACGCGGCGTCGTATGACCTGCCCAGTTCGATCAACATTGGAATTTCCTACAATGCGTTCAACCAGGGTATGAACTCGGTGACGCTCGCGGGAAATTTCCGCTCGAACAACTTCCAGGAAGACATGTGGCAGGGGGGCGCTGAGTACGCCTACAACCAGCGCTATTTCCTCAGAGCCGGCTACAACTACTCCAAGCAGGACCAGTACCTCTATGGAGCTTCGGTTGGAGCCGGATTGTCGTACCCGATCGGCAGCACCAAGCTGACATTCGAGTATGCCTGGACTCAGACCGAGACCTTCGATGACAACCAGTACTTCACCTTGCGGGCCAACTTCTGA
- a CDS encoding SPFH domain-containing protein, protein MIKERERQVVSGWGPLILAILILFLAVFNIVTAESDLNKIFGVVVIFLTAFCLAGLFMVNPNQGQVMQLFGKYVGTAKQEGLRWANPLYAKKKISLRVRNFETNRLKVNDINGSPIEIAAIVVWKVIDTAMASFQVDNYENFVKIQSEAAVRNLATQHPYDTNKEHEVSLRGHTATISDQLKAEIHDRLAEAGVQVIEARISHLAYAPEIAEVMLRRQQAGAVVAARQLIVEGAVGMVEMALEQLSQKHIIVLDEERKAAMVSNLLVVLCGESATQPVINTGTLYQ, encoded by the coding sequence GTGATTAAAGAACGCGAACGTCAGGTTGTTTCCGGCTGGGGCCCACTCATCCTGGCAATCCTGATTCTGTTTCTCGCCGTGTTCAACATTGTCACGGCGGAGTCGGACCTGAACAAGATCTTCGGTGTCGTGGTCATCTTTCTCACTGCGTTTTGTCTCGCCGGTCTGTTCATGGTGAACCCGAACCAGGGGCAGGTGATGCAGTTGTTCGGTAAATATGTCGGGACAGCCAAACAGGAAGGACTGCGCTGGGCCAACCCGCTTTATGCGAAGAAGAAAATCTCGCTGCGGGTGCGGAATTTCGAAACGAACCGCCTGAAAGTGAACGATATCAACGGCAGCCCGATCGAGATCGCCGCCATTGTCGTCTGGAAGGTGATTGACACGGCCATGGCCAGTTTCCAGGTGGACAACTACGAGAATTTCGTCAAGATTCAAAGTGAAGCGGCCGTGCGAAATCTGGCCACACAGCACCCGTACGACACGAACAAAGAGCATGAAGTCTCGCTGCGCGGGCACACCGCCACTATATCCGACCAACTGAAAGCGGAGATTCATGACCGCCTGGCCGAAGCTGGAGTGCAGGTGATCGAAGCGCGCATCAGCCATCTGGCGTACGCTCCGGAGATCGCCGAAGTTATGCTTCGCCGCCAACAGGCAGGTGCAGTCGTTGCGGCCCGGCAGCTCATTGTCGAGGGTGCGGTTGGCATGGTGGAGATGGCGCTCGAGCAGTTGTCGCAGAAACATATCATCGTGCTCGATGAAGAGCGGAAGGCGGCGATGGTGTCCAATCTGCTGGTTGTGCTGTGCGGCGAGAGCGCCACGCAGCCGGTCATCAACACCGGAACGCTGTACCAATAA
- a CDS encoding right-handed parallel beta-helix repeat-containing protein, translating into MKLVIAFLLAMALMSVSFGATIHVPADQPTIQAGINVAVDGDTVLVADGHYYELLRIEDKNICLASQMIVDQDTSHIAATIIDGDTAVVGVSDSNSVIRCYSGMTLFGLTVTGGLGTSNSIRYGGGIWAMSMSLLIKHCRLFGNHADVGSAAYFAQAHGTFDHCNISGNAGMGTGIRRSAVYAGFGGASLDSCQILDNGGDGVGGVEADFTFDNVRIEGNAGYGVYINGGHLWHMWDCVISNNGGGLHWAGTGGGKVRRTPDVLKDAVEVIVNSVITNNGGRGIYFGDMAGGSVRSSIVSGNGEGGIVVHPDGAALLFDCILVNNSAQYGGAVHLGGDEWSGYFEADRCLFDNNSAQYGGAIAWSGNGHLVLRSCTFIHNDALGGSVLYRKGVAPTEWTRQQFQRCIIAQNQTSPPFDCGFYGDSGVVISCTDIFGNPAGNWVDCIADQAELNGNFSADPQFCEAAAGNFGIRSTSPCAPANNTCSTLIGAAPVLCEPGIIHAPERFPTIQAAIDAAYDGDTVLVADGVYYERISFKGKKIVVASNLIMDGDTNHIANTIIDADTTVLGASDTGSVVRFVNGEDTNAVLYGLTVRNGVGGGILASSGVRIARCIINSNSGGGVRVTGGSYVSRVHLDSCAISNNIGGGVNGGYLEVRDCSITANQGGGVSTSVPTSVHGCIISNNVGSGISLASDECVISNCQIERNTGAGIFSFHYGYGQNEFSSCLIRENAEDGIHGGPSFYVHGGKIEFNGGYGLWVVGDGAALIDCDITHNGAGGIFVGGFPGIGLLVDGCNILFNTGVDGGGVHFGLPSSLMMRNSLVMGNTAVRGGAVWANGIGFTEVENCAFIANSADTGSFVAVQYSSGDTASFDRCAIIGNQGGSTIHVGSGYDTALAFGCSDIYGNDGGDWVGFIAEQANLNGNFSADPLFCDTSYTNLAVHSASPCLPANNSCSQLIGGVTLGTCQGPQVQSVIIPPNSQNVVSDTPTIHWDYSDDMNRTQSQFEIAVGSDTNWTYAELWNPAPFTSSDTFVVYNGSPLLDGMTYYLRLRVFNGAVWSPWYNSSFRMNSLPSVPVQQSPINNQVAGSLPTLWVLNSTDAEGDALTYDFAGFHDTDCVSGGPPIELNNVPSGIDSTGGQITTPLAENCRYWWRVRAFDGYEYSEWSPYANFFVDGNPAPPGAFTLTSPPDTSGLPVFTMLPTMLWQPSYDPDPFDTVWYKLELSDRPNFSFAYVRDSILTNQFALTDSLYFATHYYWRVTARDRTGLSVMSPTADFWTWALGDIDHSHACDIGDLSRLVDFLFFVAPISPLFVADVNGSCAVDISDLSYLIDYLFFNGPAPRVGC; encoded by the coding sequence ATGAAGCTTGTTATAGCGTTTCTGTTGGCGATGGCGCTGATGTCGGTGTCATTTGGTGCGACTATCCACGTCCCCGCCGACCAGCCCACGATTCAGGCGGGGATTAACGTGGCTGTGGATGGAGATACGGTGCTGGTGGCGGACGGACACTACTATGAGTTACTCCGCATCGAGGACAAGAACATTTGCCTTGCGAGCCAGATGATCGTCGATCAGGACACCAGTCACATCGCTGCGACAATCATTGATGGGGATACTGCTGTCGTCGGTGTATCTGACTCGAATAGTGTGATCCGGTGTTATTCGGGCATGACATTATTTGGGCTGACGGTCACAGGAGGACTCGGCACAAGCAATTCTATCCGTTATGGTGGGGGAATATGGGCGATGAGTATGTCGCTCCTCATAAAGCACTGCAGATTGTTTGGAAATCACGCCGATGTCGGCAGCGCAGCCTACTTCGCTCAGGCACATGGTACGTTCGACCACTGCAACATTTCAGGAAATGCAGGCATGGGCACAGGCATAAGAAGAAGCGCGGTATATGCAGGGTTTGGAGGCGCCAGTCTTGACAGTTGTCAGATTCTCGACAATGGCGGCGATGGAGTCGGGGGAGTGGAGGCGGATTTCACTTTCGACAATGTCCGTATCGAAGGAAACGCGGGATACGGTGTTTACATCAACGGAGGCCATCTCTGGCATATGTGGGACTGCGTGATCAGTAATAACGGTGGCGGTCTTCATTGGGCTGGAACCGGGGGCGGCAAAGTCAGGAGGACTCCCGATGTTCTTAAGGATGCAGTTGAAGTAATTGTGAATTCTGTGATTACAAACAATGGAGGACGAGGCATTTACTTCGGGGACATGGCCGGTGGGTCAGTACGCTCATCTATCGTTTCTGGGAACGGAGAGGGAGGAATTGTAGTCCATCCCGATGGCGCCGCCCTGTTGTTTGATTGTATACTTGTCAATAATTCGGCCCAATATGGTGGGGCTGTCCATCTGGGTGGCGATGAATGGAGCGGATACTTTGAAGCCGATCGTTGTCTCTTTGACAATAACTCCGCCCAATATGGCGGGGCAATTGCGTGGTCAGGTAATGGCCATCTCGTGCTTCGAAGCTGCACCTTCATCCACAATGACGCGTTAGGTGGCTCGGTCCTGTACCGAAAAGGAGTTGCTCCAACCGAGTGGACAAGGCAGCAATTCCAGCGCTGCATTATTGCACAGAATCAGACAAGCCCTCCGTTCGATTGCGGGTTTTATGGCGACAGCGGAGTTGTAATTTCCTGCACTGATATTTTTGGGAATCCTGCAGGCAATTGGGTGGATTGTATTGCTGACCAGGCCGAACTAAACGGGAATTTCTCTGCTGATCCTCAGTTTTGCGAAGCGGCTGCCGGCAATTTTGGCATTCGCTCGACTTCTCCCTGTGCTCCGGCAAACAACACCTGCAGTACCTTGATCGGGGCAGCGCCAGTCCTCTGCGAGCCGGGGATCATACATGCGCCCGAGCGATTTCCGACGATTCAAGCCGCCATCGACGCTGCTTATGATGGCGATACGGTCCTTGTCGCCGATGGCGTCTATTACGAGCGCATCAGCTTCAAAGGCAAGAAAATCGTGGTGGCCAGCAACCTTATCATGGATGGCGACACAAATCATATTGCGAATACGATCATCGATGCAGATACAACTGTGCTTGGAGCGAGCGATACGGGGAGTGTGGTGCGGTTCGTGAACGGCGAAGATACAAACGCCGTCTTGTACGGACTCACCGTAAGAAACGGCGTGGGAGGCGGTATCTTAGCCAGCTCAGGTGTTCGGATAGCTCGTTGTATCATTAACTCGAACAGCGGTGGAGGCGTACGTGTAACTGGCGGCAGTTATGTCAGTCGCGTCCATTTGGATTCGTGTGCCATATCAAACAACATCGGTGGAGGGGTCAATGGGGGGTATCTTGAGGTGCGCGACTGCTCAATTACAGCGAATCAAGGCGGCGGGGTAAGCACATCAGTTCCCACCAGCGTCCATGGTTGTATTATCAGCAATAATGTCGGAAGTGGGATTAGTCTTGCGTCTGATGAGTGTGTTATCAGCAATTGTCAGATTGAGAGGAACACGGGAGCCGGCATCTTCAGCTTTCATTACGGCTACGGCCAAAACGAGTTTAGCTCCTGCTTGATTAGGGAGAACGCGGAAGACGGAATCCACGGTGGGCCATCCTTCTATGTCCATGGCGGCAAGATCGAATTCAATGGAGGATATGGTCTGTGGGTAGTTGGCGATGGGGCAGCCTTGATCGACTGTGATATCACCCACAACGGCGCTGGCGGCATCTTTGTGGGCGGTTTTCCAGGTATCGGTCTGTTAGTAGACGGCTGCAACATACTGTTCAATACTGGTGTGGACGGCGGAGGAGTGCACTTTGGCCTTCCATCGTCGCTCATGATGCGCAATTCATTAGTGATGGGGAATACAGCAGTGAGGGGTGGAGCCGTCTGGGCAAATGGCATTGGTTTTACCGAGGTTGAGAACTGCGCTTTCATAGCCAATTCTGCGGACACTGGGTCGTTCGTTGCTGTTCAATATAGTTCTGGAGATACAGCTTCCTTTGATAGATGCGCCATCATAGGGAATCAGGGGGGCAGTACCATACATGTTGGATCAGGATATGATACGGCACTGGCGTTTGGTTGCAGTGACATATATGGCAACGATGGCGGAGATTGGGTAGGCTTCATCGCTGAACAGGCAAATCTGAACGGGAACTTTTCGGCCGACCCTCTCTTCTGTGACACTTCCTATACCAACCTTGCAGTACATTCGGCCTCTCCTTGTCTTCCGGCTAACAACTCATGCAGTCAGCTTATTGGCGGGGTCACTCTCGGCACATGTCAGGGCCCACAGGTTCAGAGTGTGATAATTCCGCCCAATTCGCAGAATGTCGTGTCCGACACGCCCACCATTCATTGGGACTACTCGGATGACATGAACAGAACGCAATCACAGTTCGAAATTGCTGTTGGCTCAGATACGAACTGGACATATGCTGAGCTCTGGAACCCAGCCCCCTTTACGAGCTCGGACACGTTTGTGGTGTACAACGGTTCGCCACTTCTCGATGGCATGACCTATTATCTCCGTTTGCGGGTGTTTAATGGGGCTGTCTGGTCCCCTTGGTACAACTCCTCTTTCCGCATGAACTCCCTCCCCAGCGTGCCGGTTCAACAATCGCCAATCAATAATCAAGTCGCGGGTTCTTTGCCCACCTTGTGGGTGCTCAACAGCACCGATGCCGAGGGGGATGCGCTGACGTACGACTTCGCCGGGTTCCATGACACCGATTGTGTCAGCGGCGGGCCGCCAATCGAACTAAACAACGTGCCGAGCGGAATCGATTCAACCGGCGGCCAGATCACCACTCCGCTTGCCGAGAACTGCCGCTATTGGTGGCGCGTGCGGGCGTTCGATGGGTACGAGTATTCCGAGTGGTCGCCGTATGCCAACTTCTTTGTCGACGGCAATCCTGCGCCGCCGGGTGCGTTCACGCTGACCTCGCCGCCGGATACGAGCGGACTTCCGGTGTTCACCATGCTCCCCACCATGCTCTGGCAACCGTCGTACGACCCGGACCCGTTTGACACCGTGTGGTACAAGTTGGAGTTGTCGGACCGTCCCAATTTCTCGTTTGCGTATGTGCGGGATTCGATTCTGACCAACCAGTTTGCGTTGACCGATTCGCTCTACTTCGCCACGCATTACTACTGGAGAGTAACTGCGCGCGACAGGACCGGGCTGAGTGTGATGTCGCCAACCGCTGACTTCTGGACCTGGGCGCTGGGGGATATAGACCATTCGCATGCGTGCGATATCGGGGATTTGTCGCGGTTGGTGGACTTTCTGTTTTTCGTCGCGCCGATCAGCCCGCTGTTCGTGGCGGATGTCAACGGGAGTTGTGCGGTTGATATTTCGGACCTGTCGTACTTGATAGATTATTTGTTCTTCAACGGCCCCGCTCCGAGGGTGGGGTGCTGA